In a genomic window of Brassica rapa cultivar Chiifu-401-42 chromosome A10, CAAS_Brap_v3.01, whole genome shotgun sequence:
- the LOC103846724 gene encoding putative inactive serine/threonine-protein kinase At5g11400 isoform X2 has translation MGNVLKPLTEDPLSFAYHPLLSPPLDKENEDLRVFSVTELKKATNNFRKDRVVHEEDGSVRTFYKGSIDDTTSRTKTRISVSVMECFQDSLEAIEAWKEEVKSLGKHSHPNIVKFLGYCCEDKKSLLVFEYLHKGTLDHHFHGKNEVLSWATRVKIAIGIAQGVAFLHSINNSSLYFELRMHNIMLDEEYNAKLFYLETDKTCLEKELRVVRGIEYMTPERLRTGRFEMDSDVFTFGMILLELFTGLKGALLPPLIALRDGSKKLEDESLDIRTRPFLFNDRIDPRLERDYPVTAAMQMGTLIQRCTEDRPTRPSMQQVLDVLNHIAEIH, from the exons ATGGGAAATGTTCTAAAGCCCCTCACAGAGGATCCTCTTTCATTTGCTTACCATCCTCTCCTCAGCCCACCAT TGGATAAAGAAAACGAGGATCTGAGAGTCTTCAGCGTCACGGAACTGAAGAAAGCAACGAACAACTTCAGAAAAGACAGGGTCGTACATGAAGAGGATGGCTCTGTTCGAACATTCTACAAGGGCTCCATCGATGACACCACATCAAGAACTAAAACTAGAATCTCTGTTTCTGTCATGGAATGTTTTCAAGATAGTTTAGAGGCTATAGAAGCGTGGAAG GAAGAGGTGAAGTCTCTAGGAAAACATTCTCATCCAAACATAGTAAAATTTTTGGGTTATTGTTGTGAAGATAAAAAATCACTATTGGTGTTTGAATACTTGCACAAAGGAACTTTGGATCATCATTTTCACGGAA AAAATGAGGTCTTGTCATGGGCAACACGGGTTAAGATAGCCATTGGGATAGCACAAGGTGTTGCTTTTCTCCACTCAATCAACAACTCCTCGCTATATTTCGAACTCAGAATGCATAACATTATGCTTGACGAG GAATACAATGCAAAACTGTTTTACCTTGAAACAGACAAAACATGTCTGGAAAAAGAATTGAGAGTTGTTAGAGGAATTGAATACATGACTCCTGAAAGGCTAAGGACAG GCCGTTTTGAAATGGATTCCGATGTTTTCACATTTGGTATGATCTTGCTTGAACTTTTTACTGGTTTGAAAGGAGCCTTGCTTCCGCCTTTAATTGCTTTGAGAGATGGCTCAAAAAAGTTGGAGGATGAAAGCTTAGATATTAGGACTAGACCTTTCTTGTTTAACGACAGAATTGATCCTCGACTTGAGCGTGATTATCCCGTGACTGCAGCAATGCAGATGGGCACACTCATCCAAAGATGCACCGAGGACAGGCCTACACGACCGTCCATGCAACAAGTTTTGGATGTTCTGAATCATATTGCGGAGATTCATTAG
- the LOC103846725 gene encoding putative inactive serine/threonine-protein kinase At5g11400 codes for MGNGLKPCKQQHPSYLYEPLINTPLLEEAENENLRVFSVKELKKATKKFKKERVVEGEDTYVQTFYKGNINQTTSAPSKTKTRIDVSVMEGLLYTPHGLEEWKISKEEAESLGEIFHPNLVKLLGYCSEDNRSLLVFEYLGKESLEHYIFEKEETLSWDTRVKIAIGIAQGVAFLHSIKNSPLHQELRMHNIMLDEQYNAKLLYLDSKKQFWPIGWTFVGTIYMSLEYLEAATLGMETDVYTFGVILLELFTGSKEISIYLKRLRTRTILFAEIIDPRLGSHYPVNAATKMGKLIQRCTKDNWKKRPSMQQVLDVLNSIVIQY; via the exons ATGGGAAACGGTTTAAAGCCTTGTAAACAACAACATCCTTCGTATCTTTACGAGCCTCTCATCAATACTCCTTTGTTGG AAGAAGCAGAAAACGAGAATCTGAGAGTCTTCAGCGTCAAGGAACTGAAGAAAGCAacgaaaaaattcaaaaaagagAGGGTCGTAGAAGGGGAGGATACCTATGTTCAAACATTCTACAAGGGTAACATCAATCAGACCACATCTGCACCatcaaaaactaaaaccagAATCGATGTTTCTGTCATGGAAGGTCTTCTTTATACTCCACATGGTCTAGAAGAGTGGAAGATAAGCAAA GAAGAAGCTGAGTCTCTAGGAGAGATTTTTCATCCCAACTTGGTTAAACTCTTGGGTTACTGCTCTGAAGATAACAGATCACTCTTGGTTTTCGAATACTTGGGCAAAGAAAGTTTGGAGCATTACATTTTCGAAA AAGAGGAGACATTGTCATGGGACACACGGGTTAAAATAGCCATCGGAATAGCACAAGGTGTTGCATTCCTTCACTCGATCAAGAACAGCCCATTACATCAAGAACTCAGGATGCATAACATTATGCTTGACGAG CAATACAATGCAAAATTGTTGTACCTTGACtcaaaaaaacaattttggCCAATTGGTTGGACATTTGTGGGAACTATATACATGTCTCTTGAATATCTAGAAGCAG CTACTTTGGGAATGGAGACGGATGTATACACATTTGGTGTGATCTTGCTTGAACTCTTTACTGGTTCGAAAGAGATATCAATATATCTGAAACGCTTAAGAACTAGAACTATCTTGTTTGCGGAAATAATTGACCCCAGACTTGGGAGTCATTATCCTGTGAATGCAGCCACAAAGATGGGCAAACTCATCCAAAGATGCACCAAGGATAACTGGAAGAAACGACCGTCAATGCAGCAAGTTTTGGATGTTCTGAATTCTATTGTAATTCAGTATTAA
- the LOC103846724 gene encoding putative inactive serine/threonine-protein kinase At5g11400 isoform X3, producing MGNVLKPLTEDPLSFAYHPLLSPPCSLDKENEDLRVFSVTELKKATNNFRKDRVVHEEDGSVRTFYKGSIDDTTSRTKTRISVSVMECFQDSLEAIEAWKEEVKSLGKHSHPNIVKFLGYCCEDKKSLLVFEYLHKGTLDHHFHGKNEVLSWATRVKIAIGIAQGVAFLHSINNSSLYFELRMHNIMLDEEYNAKLFYLETDKTCLEKELRVVRGIEYMTPERLRTAMQMGTLIQRCTEDRPTRPSMQQVLDVLNHIAEIH from the exons ATGGGAAATGTTCTAAAGCCCCTCACAGAGGATCCTCTTTCATTTGCTTACCATCCTCTCCTCAGCCCACCATGTTCGT TGGATAAAGAAAACGAGGATCTGAGAGTCTTCAGCGTCACGGAACTGAAGAAAGCAACGAACAACTTCAGAAAAGACAGGGTCGTACATGAAGAGGATGGCTCTGTTCGAACATTCTACAAGGGCTCCATCGATGACACCACATCAAGAACTAAAACTAGAATCTCTGTTTCTGTCATGGAATGTTTTCAAGATAGTTTAGAGGCTATAGAAGCGTGGAAG GAAGAGGTGAAGTCTCTAGGAAAACATTCTCATCCAAACATAGTAAAATTTTTGGGTTATTGTTGTGAAGATAAAAAATCACTATTGGTGTTTGAATACTTGCACAAAGGAACTTTGGATCATCATTTTCACGGAA AAAATGAGGTCTTGTCATGGGCAACACGGGTTAAGATAGCCATTGGGATAGCACAAGGTGTTGCTTTTCTCCACTCAATCAACAACTCCTCGCTATATTTCGAACTCAGAATGCATAACATTATGCTTGACGAG GAATACAATGCAAAACTGTTTTACCTTGAAACAGACAAAACATGTCTGGAAAAAGAATTGAGAGTTGTTAGAGGAATTGAATACATGACTCCTGAAAGGCTAAGGACAG CAATGCAGATGGGCACACTCATCCAAAGATGCACCGAGGACAGGCCTACACGACCGTCCATGCAACAAGTTTTGGATGTTCTGAATCATATTGCGGAGATTCATTAG
- the LOC103846724 gene encoding putative inactive serine/threonine-protein kinase At5g11400 isoform X1, translated as MGNVLKPLTEDPLSFAYHPLLSPPCSLDKENEDLRVFSVTELKKATNNFRKDRVVHEEDGSVRTFYKGSIDDTTSRTKTRISVSVMECFQDSLEAIEAWKEEVKSLGKHSHPNIVKFLGYCCEDKKSLLVFEYLHKGTLDHHFHGKNEVLSWATRVKIAIGIAQGVAFLHSINNSSLYFELRMHNIMLDEEYNAKLFYLETDKTCLEKELRVVRGIEYMTPERLRTGRFEMDSDVFTFGMILLELFTGLKGALLPPLIALRDGSKKLEDESLDIRTRPFLFNDRIDPRLERDYPVTAAMQMGTLIQRCTEDRPTRPSMQQVLDVLNHIAEIH; from the exons ATGGGAAATGTTCTAAAGCCCCTCACAGAGGATCCTCTTTCATTTGCTTACCATCCTCTCCTCAGCCCACCATGTTCGT TGGATAAAGAAAACGAGGATCTGAGAGTCTTCAGCGTCACGGAACTGAAGAAAGCAACGAACAACTTCAGAAAAGACAGGGTCGTACATGAAGAGGATGGCTCTGTTCGAACATTCTACAAGGGCTCCATCGATGACACCACATCAAGAACTAAAACTAGAATCTCTGTTTCTGTCATGGAATGTTTTCAAGATAGTTTAGAGGCTATAGAAGCGTGGAAG GAAGAGGTGAAGTCTCTAGGAAAACATTCTCATCCAAACATAGTAAAATTTTTGGGTTATTGTTGTGAAGATAAAAAATCACTATTGGTGTTTGAATACTTGCACAAAGGAACTTTGGATCATCATTTTCACGGAA AAAATGAGGTCTTGTCATGGGCAACACGGGTTAAGATAGCCATTGGGATAGCACAAGGTGTTGCTTTTCTCCACTCAATCAACAACTCCTCGCTATATTTCGAACTCAGAATGCATAACATTATGCTTGACGAG GAATACAATGCAAAACTGTTTTACCTTGAAACAGACAAAACATGTCTGGAAAAAGAATTGAGAGTTGTTAGAGGAATTGAATACATGACTCCTGAAAGGCTAAGGACAG GCCGTTTTGAAATGGATTCCGATGTTTTCACATTTGGTATGATCTTGCTTGAACTTTTTACTGGTTTGAAAGGAGCCTTGCTTCCGCCTTTAATTGCTTTGAGAGATGGCTCAAAAAAGTTGGAGGATGAAAGCTTAGATATTAGGACTAGACCTTTCTTGTTTAACGACAGAATTGATCCTCGACTTGAGCGTGATTATCCCGTGACTGCAGCAATGCAGATGGGCACACTCATCCAAAGATGCACCGAGGACAGGCCTACACGACCGTCCATGCAACAAGTTTTGGATGTTCTGAATCATATTGCGGAGATTCATTAG